The following coding sequences lie in one Danio rerio strain Tuebingen ecotype United States chromosome 25, GRCz12tu, whole genome shotgun sequence genomic window:
- the tmem60 gene encoding transmembrane protein 60, with the protein MNMSLAQRVLLTWIFTLIFLIMLVLKLDRKIDWSWFLIFLPIWTFDLILLLMLIVKMAGRCKPGFDPRNGAENLKKRVWYLIAMLLKLAFCLTLCAKLESLMDIMVSSVCIPLWGLLIGAMVELGFNVFHFRRD; encoded by the coding sequence ATGAACATGTCCCTTGCACAGAGAGTCCTCCTGACATGGATCTTCACCCTCATCTTCCTCATCATGCTGGTCCTCAAGTTGGACCGGAAGATCGACTGGAGCTGGTTCCTCATTTTCCTTCCCATCTGGACCTTCGATCTGATCCTGCTCCTCATGCTCATTGTCAAAATGGCCGGTCGATGCAAACCAGGCTTCGACCCTCGCAATGGAGCGGAGAACTTGAAGAAGCGCGTTTGGTATCTTATCGCCATGCTGCTAAAACTGGCCTTCTGTCTGACGCTTTGTGCCAAATTAGAAAGCCTAATGGACATCATGGTGAGCTCGGTGTGCATTCCTTTATGGGGTTTGCTCATCGGTGCTATGGTGGAACTGGGATTCAACGTTTTTCACTTCAGAAGAGACTGA